The nucleotide sequence ACTCTCCTATAGGCAGTTGCATAAGATGAAGAGAGATTATGGAATAATGGGAGGAGAAATGAATATGTATCCTAATCCGTACGGTTATTATCAGGGATATTACCCTGTACGTAATAACTGGTGGCACCCTCACGGATATTATGAACCAAGAAATAATATGAACTGGGGCTATAACAACTGGCAAACTAACGAAAGTTATGAACAGATAAAAGATTACGGTGGCCAGCCATACGTAGTGGATATCGAGAAAGTTACCAAGCAAAACAATACATTCCGAACGGCTCTTTGGACAGGAGAACACTTACAGGTGACTTTAATGAGTATCGGTGTAGGTGAAGATATCGGGTTGGAGATTCACCCGGATATTGATCAGTTTATACGAGTCGAAGAAGGTCAAGGGATTACTCGAATGGGTGACAGTGAAGATAATCTGGATTTTGAAGCATATGTCCAGGATGATTTCGCGATCATGATACCCGCGGGTAAATGGCATAATCTGATTAATACAGGTAAGGTGCCACTAAAAGTATACTCTATTTATGCACCACCTGAGCATCCCTTTGGAACCGTTCACCGAACAAAAGCCGAAGCGATGGCAGCAGAAAAAGATCATTCATAATTTGTATTAGAGAATCTATAGGTCAACAGGGAAAAGGAAGGCGGCGAAAGCCGTTCTTCTTTTTTTGCAGGGAGTTAAATTTCCAATTATGCTACATTAGTGAATGGATATTTATGTTAAGATGTAGTGGTTACAACATTTGGACTTACATAGTATGAGTAGAAGGAATAAAGTTGGGGAGTGTATGCTCTCTAGTATAGAAGAGGGGGGTTCGGTATTAATAATTTTGAGATGAATTTTTTCGCTGAAGATACCAATGTAGTGTTAGTTATTTCCAATTTCCTGGCTTGGGTGATAATAACGGCTATAATTCTTATTTATTATAAAAAGTTAGAAGACAAACCAAGACTATGGAAGGCTCTCCTGATAGCATTTATAGGGATGTTTACTTTTAATTTTGATTTAAATATTCTACAAACATTGATAAGTATCCCAATCCTGCCACTGGGTGTCTGGCTTTTGATGATTATTTTCAGGAATAAAGAGGATAGATGGAATGTTTATCGTCCTTTTGCTTGGTTAGGATTTTTTAGTCAATTTATTTTTATATTAACTGTGTTAATATCGATGCCTCTAAATAACTTACTATACCCTCAAGATCAACTTTCTACATACATATCGAATGCTGAAGATGCATCCCTCATTTCCACTCATTCTTCTGGAGAGGAAACTTCATTAAAAACAGGAAGTTTAAATAAGGTGTTAGAAAAAATGGAACAAAACCCTATCTATAGCCATGAGTGGTATCACAAGATGTCCGGAAACTTTGATAATATGAAGGTTGATGAAAAATTCCCTTATGTTTTAATAGGAACCGATCCGAAATGGGGGAGCGGGATTGAGAGTGTTATTTACCTTGAGCGAGATGGCAGAGGACTACTAGTTACATCACAAAAGGGCCAACATTATTTCCGTTCTGAGGAATCTCTTCTAGAGGAGGGTAGTCAATGACTAAAAAGAGAATTTCAGTCATCGTGATTATTCCTATAATTTTAGTATCTCTATTTATAATCTATTTTATTTATTTTTCAAAGCCAACTGCCCTCCCGGCGGATGATGAATTAGCAAATCAGATAAATGAAATCTTTCCGGAAGCAAATGTAGAGACGATTCAGGAAACAATTTACTTGGATCAAGAGCATGTATATGTTCCATTCATATCTAGCGAGAATAATTATGGTTCAAGCTATTGGGTATGGGAAAGTCGTAATTGGAAACCGATGAAGATAGATATTGGGGGAGAACCAACTGCTTGGACGATAAATAAGGAGGAACCTTCTTCATACATTGTTTGGAATATACATCCGGATGATAAAGTTAGCTATGCGAATTTATCAATGATGCGGGAGCGAGACTTTCAGATTTCTCACACTGAGCATCATTATAGCCCGAGCATTCATATGAAAGAACAAATATCTTTAAAGGAACAACCTTATGGTGTGCTCGTGTTTCCAGAGCAATGGCAAGCTTTATTGACTCAAGAGAACAAATTGATATCGTCACAAAATTCCCGGGATATCAATACTAGTGTTTTTTTGGATGTTAGACTTCATTTTGGTTGGACACCATTTAACGAGAACGATGATATAATTTTCCCGGAAGAATCTATAAGCAATAATGGTTTCATTAATGGAAATATAGAAACGAATTTCGTGGAATATGTTGAGGAACCTCAATTAGAGAATTAGCTTAGTAATTATTTCCGTTCAGATAAGTCGCTGTTGGAGGAGGGTAGAAATGACTAAAAAAAGAGTTTCAATCGTTGTCATCATTACATTTATTTTAATATCTCTATTTCTTGTCTATTGGTTTTATTTTTCAAAGCCGACAGCCCTCCCGGCGGATGATGAATTAGCTAAGCAGATGAATGAAATCTTTCCGGAAGCAAATGTAGAGACGATTCAAGAAACAATTCAATTGGATCAAGACCATGTATATGTCCCATTTATATCTAGCAAAGATACCTATGGAGCAAGCTATTGGGTATGGGAAAGGCGTAAATGGAGGCCGGTGTATATAGATACAGTTGGAGAACCAATAATTTGGATGATCGATGGGAAGAAACCATCATCATCCTTTATTGTGTGGAATCTTCACCCGGACGATCAAATCAGTCATGCTAATTTTGCTTTGGTGAGGGAACGCGGCTTTCATATTTCGAACAATGAACATAATTATACTCCTCGTATTCAAATGGAGAATGAAGTTTCTTTGAAAGAGGAATCATACGGTGCACTCGAACTACCTGAAGATTGGCAAGCTTTTTTGAATCAAGAAAATAAACGTGCTTCCTTACAAAAATCACATATTAATACTACTAGTATTTTTCCGGACATTGGTTTATATATCGGGTGGACACCATATAACGAAAAAGATGAAATAAGTTTCCCGGAAAGTTCTGTAAACGGACATGGTTTCTATAACGGGGACATCGAGACTGATTTCGTGAGATTTATAAATGAATCGGAATTAGAAGAGTAGCTGTTCTAGATGTACTTAGCGACCATTAAGCCTAAGGGAAGCACATCCTAGCAGGTTGTAAACAGAACGGATTATGATTTTCGAAACTTTTTGTATAGATTCATTACTAAATACTAATGAATTTCTTAACAAAAAAGGAGGTGCGATATGCACCTCCTTTAATATTGATTTAAATTTAGTATGATTTTGCACCTAGATATTTCGGTGCCCAGTAAGAGTTATTCATGTCGCTTACTGTAACTCCTGTTGATGAACCAGCGTGAACGAATTCACCGTTACCTAGGTAAATTCCTGCGTGAGATGGGCCTGGTTTGTATGTTTCGAAAAATACGATGTCCCCACGTTCAGGAGATCCTGTACTTTCACCTGCATTCCAAATGTCGCTAACGGTACGCGGTAGGTCGACCCCTTCTTGAGCGAATACGTACTGTAGATATCCACTACAATCGAAACCAGACGGGGATGTACCTGCCCAAACATATGGAGTACCTACGTGTTTCATAGCTTCATTGATTAATGATTCTGTAGAAGAAACTTGATCTGAAGTTGAACCATATGAACTTGTTGTCGCTTCGCCATTTACTTTTAAGGTCTGTCCAGCATAAATCAAATCACTTGAAAGGTTATTTAGTGATTTCAAGCTCGAAACGGTTGTGTTATAGTCTCCAGCGATTCTTGATAATGTATCACCTGATTGTACTGTATAACTTGTCGTTTTAGTTGCCGTGCTCGTGGTTGTTTCTTCAGTCGCGGACCCTGATACTTTAAGTTGTTGTCCGACTAGGATAAGGTTTGATGATAATCCGTTCAGCTGCTTTATGTTACTTACTGGTGTGTTGTATTTACCTGATATATGAGATAGTGTGTCTCCAGATTGTACGGTATGTATTTGTGTATTCTGTTCTACTTCTACGTTGTTGTTATCTGTATTGCTGATAACAAGTATCTGTCCCGGGTAAATCATGCTTCCTGATATGTTGTTCAATGATTGTAATTCTTGAACACTTGAATCAACTTGCTGTGAGATCTTCCATAAACTGTCGCCTGATTTTACAGTGTAAGACTCCTCTGCATGAGCGTATGTTTGCCCTGCCACGACTAATCCTGTTGTCAACGCCAATGTTGTAATTGTCTTCTTGATGATGTCGTCCTCCTTTGATGTCTAGACACGTTTTGCGCCCGATATATGCATTTTATAGGAGGATATTACAAAATAAAAGAGTAATTTCTTCCTTCACTTTAACGCAATTTCCACAACCGATGCGTGGTAAGGGGTGAGAGGTGTATCGCGACCATAGGACTATTTTTAAAGTATAAGTCCTTTGTCCTGCGTAGTGTGACAGTTTGTTATGTAAT is from Halalkalibacillus sediminis and encodes:
- a CDS encoding LysM peptidoglycan-binding domain-containing protein, coding for MALTTGLVVAGQTYAHAEESYTVKSGDSLWKISQQVDSSVQELQSLNNISGSMIYPGQILVISNTDNNNVEVEQNTQIHTVQSGDTLSHISGKYNTPVSNIKQLNGLSSNLILVGQQLKVSGSATEETTTSTATKTTSYTVQSGDTLSRIAGDYNTTVSSLKSLNNLSSDLIYAGQTLKVNGEATTSSYGSTSDQVSSTESLINEAMKHVGTPYVWAGTSPSGFDCSGYLQYVFAQEGVDLPRTVSDIWNAGESTGSPERGDIVFFETYKPGPSHAGIYLGNGEFVHAGSSTGVTVSDMNNSYWAPKYLGAKSY
- a CDS encoding cupin domain-containing protein codes for the protein MYPNPYGYYQGYYPVRNNWWHPHGYYEPRNNMNWGYNNWQTNESYEQIKDYGGQPYVVDIEKVTKQNNTFRTALWTGEHLQVTLMSIGVGEDIGLEIHPDIDQFIRVEEGQGITRMGDSEDNLDFEAYVQDDFAIMIPAGKWHNLINTGKVPLKVYSIYAPPEHPFGTVHRTKAEAMAAEKDHS